A genomic window from Sorex araneus isolate mSorAra2 chromosome 2, mSorAra2.pri, whole genome shotgun sequence includes:
- the MAT2B gene encoding methionine adenosyltransferase 2 subunit beta isoform X1, producing the protein MVGREKELSIHFVPGDCHLVEEEVNIPSRRVLVTGATGLLGRAVYKEFQQNNWHAVGCGFRRARPKFEQVNLLDSAAVHHIIHDFQPHVVVHCAAERRPDVVENQPDAASQLNVDASGNLAKEAAAIGAFLIYISSDYVFDGTNPPYREEDIPSPLNLYGRTKLEGEKAVLQNNLGAAVLRIPVLYGEVEKLEESAVTVMFDKVQFSNKSANMDHWQQRFPTHVKDVASVCRQLAEKRMLDPSIKGTFHWSGNEQMTKYEMACAIADAFNLPSSHLRPITDSPVLGAQRPRNAQLDCSKLETLGIGQRTPFRVGIKESLWPFLIDKRWRQTVFH; encoded by the exons GAGGAAGTGAACATCCCCAGCCGGCGGGTTCTCGTCACCGGGGCCACAGGGCTTCTCGGCAGAGCCGTGTACAAAGAATTCCAGCAGAATAACTGGCATGCAGTTGGCTGCGGTTTCCGGAGAGCAAGACCAAAATTTGAACAGGTTAATCTGTTGGACTCTGCTGCGGTTCATCACATCATTCATGATTTTCAG CCTCATGTCGTCGTCCACTGCGCGGCGGAGCGGAGGCCAGATGTCGTGGAGAACCAGCCAGATGCGGCTTCTCAGCTGAACGTGGACGCTTCTGGGAACCTGGCGAAGGAAGCAG CTGCAATCGGAGCCTTCCTGATCTACATCAGCTCAGATTACGTGTTCGATGGAACGAACCCCCCTTACAGAGAGGAGGACATACCCAGTCCCCTAAATCTGTACGGCAGGACGAAACTCGAGGGTGAAAAGGCTGTCCTGCAGAACAATTTAG GAGCTGCCGTCCTGCGGATCCCCGTGCTGTACGGCGAAGTGGAGAAGCTGGAGGAGAGCGCCGTGACCGTCATGTTCGACAAGGTCCAGTTCAGCAACAAGTCGGCCAACATGGACCACTGGCAGCAGCGCTTCCCCACGCACGTCAAGGACGTGGCCAGCGTGTGCCGGCAGCTGGCAGAGAAGAGGATGCTG GACCCGTCCATCAAGGGGACCTTTCACTGGTCCGGCAACGAACAGATGACCAAGTACGAAATGGCCTGCGCGATCGCGGATGCCTTCAACCTCCCCAGCAGTCACTTGCGGCCT ATAACCGACAGTCCTGTTCTGGGAGCACAGCGTCCAAGGAACGCTCAGCTGGACTGCTCCAAATTGGAGACTTTGGGCATTGGCCAGCGGACGCCCTTCCGAGTTGGAATCAAAGAATCCCTCTGGCCTTTCCTCATCGACAAGCGGTGGAGACAAACTGTCTTTCATTAG
- the MAT2B gene encoding methionine adenosyltransferase 2 subunit beta isoform X2, whose product MPEMPEDMEQEEVNIPSRRVLVTGATGLLGRAVYKEFQQNNWHAVGCGFRRARPKFEQVNLLDSAAVHHIIHDFQPHVVVHCAAERRPDVVENQPDAASQLNVDASGNLAKEAAAIGAFLIYISSDYVFDGTNPPYREEDIPSPLNLYGRTKLEGEKAVLQNNLGAAVLRIPVLYGEVEKLEESAVTVMFDKVQFSNKSANMDHWQQRFPTHVKDVASVCRQLAEKRMLDPSIKGTFHWSGNEQMTKYEMACAIADAFNLPSSHLRPITDSPVLGAQRPRNAQLDCSKLETLGIGQRTPFRVGIKESLWPFLIDKRWRQTVFH is encoded by the exons GAGGAAGTGAACATCCCCAGCCGGCGGGTTCTCGTCACCGGGGCCACAGGGCTTCTCGGCAGAGCCGTGTACAAAGAATTCCAGCAGAATAACTGGCATGCAGTTGGCTGCGGTTTCCGGAGAGCAAGACCAAAATTTGAACAGGTTAATCTGTTGGACTCTGCTGCGGTTCATCACATCATTCATGATTTTCAG CCTCATGTCGTCGTCCACTGCGCGGCGGAGCGGAGGCCAGATGTCGTGGAGAACCAGCCAGATGCGGCTTCTCAGCTGAACGTGGACGCTTCTGGGAACCTGGCGAAGGAAGCAG CTGCAATCGGAGCCTTCCTGATCTACATCAGCTCAGATTACGTGTTCGATGGAACGAACCCCCCTTACAGAGAGGAGGACATACCCAGTCCCCTAAATCTGTACGGCAGGACGAAACTCGAGGGTGAAAAGGCTGTCCTGCAGAACAATTTAG GAGCTGCCGTCCTGCGGATCCCCGTGCTGTACGGCGAAGTGGAGAAGCTGGAGGAGAGCGCCGTGACCGTCATGTTCGACAAGGTCCAGTTCAGCAACAAGTCGGCCAACATGGACCACTGGCAGCAGCGCTTCCCCACGCACGTCAAGGACGTGGCCAGCGTGTGCCGGCAGCTGGCAGAGAAGAGGATGCTG GACCCGTCCATCAAGGGGACCTTTCACTGGTCCGGCAACGAACAGATGACCAAGTACGAAATGGCCTGCGCGATCGCGGATGCCTTCAACCTCCCCAGCAGTCACTTGCGGCCT ATAACCGACAGTCCTGTTCTGGGAGCACAGCGTCCAAGGAACGCTCAGCTGGACTGCTCCAAATTGGAGACTTTGGGCATTGGCCAGCGGACGCCCTTCCGAGTTGGAATCAAAGAATCCCTCTGGCCTTTCCTCATCGACAAGCGGTGGAGACAAACTGTCTTTCATTAG